From the Ruminiclostridium josui JCM 17888 genome, one window contains:
- a CDS encoding PucR family transcriptional regulator, with protein MSVKLFQTLSDKYSEILGKEVGVTDDSGVVIAHSNFQMIGQQDQQAASFALEKDQQALIDGKLYNKVILKNKIEFITFIQAADPQDSKFLELFTLNILNLKSYYDEKYDKNTFVKNIVVENILPGDILVKSKELHIDYNAMRVVYLINATSDKDVHVHEVIESLFPNKGKDFVVVIDDDNVVLVKEVKNKDDYKEVYKLARVIVDTLNSELMVKAYIGIGTIIDNLKDITKSYKEAQMSMIIGNIFTGDKNIYDYNNLGMGRLIYHIPTTLCQLFLEEVFKDNSADSLDNETMLTIQKFFENNLNVSETARQLYIHRNTLVYRLEKIKRLTGLELTSFDDAVIFKVAILVKKYLANING; from the coding sequence ATGTCTGTAAAATTATTCCAGACGCTGTCTGATAAATATAGTGAAATACTGGGCAAAGAGGTTGGGGTAACTGACGACAGTGGTGTTGTTATTGCCCATTCGAATTTTCAGATGATAGGACAACAAGACCAGCAAGCTGCTTCTTTTGCACTGGAAAAAGACCAACAAGCGCTTATCGACGGGAAACTATATAATAAGGTTATTTTAAAGAATAAAATAGAGTTTATTACTTTTATACAGGCGGCTGACCCGCAGGATTCTAAATTTCTTGAACTGTTTACTTTAAATATACTTAACCTTAAAAGTTACTATGATGAAAAGTATGATAAAAATACTTTTGTCAAAAATATTGTTGTTGAAAATATTTTACCTGGTGACATTCTTGTAAAGTCAAAAGAACTTCATATTGATTATAATGCAATGAGAGTTGTATACCTGATAAATGCCACCAGTGATAAGGATGTTCATGTCCATGAAGTTATAGAAAGTCTTTTTCCTAATAAAGGAAAGGATTTTGTTGTGGTTATCGACGATGACAACGTAGTTCTTGTAAAAGAGGTCAAGAATAAGGATGACTACAAGGAAGTGTATAAACTTGCAAGAGTGATTGTAGATACCCTTAATTCGGAACTTATGGTAAAAGCCTATATAGGAATAGGTACTATCATTGATAACCTTAAAGATATTACAAAATCATATAAAGAAGCACAGATGTCCATGATAATCGGTAATATATTTACTGGAGATAAAAATATATATGATTATAATAATTTGGGCATGGGGCGTCTGATATATCATATTCCAACTACATTGTGCCAGCTTTTTCTTGAGGAGGTTTTCAAGGACAACTCCGCAGATTCTCTGGACAATGAGACAATGCTGACAATACAGAAATTCTTTGAGAATAATTTGAATGTCAGCGAAACTGCAAGGCAGCTCTATATTCACAGAAATACTCTTGTGTACAGACTGGAAAAAATAAAGAGACTCACAGGTCTCGAGCTTACCAGCTTTGATGACGCAGTTATATTTAAAGTTGCAATACTTGTCAAAAAGTATCTGGCTAATATTAACGGTTAA
- a CDS encoding murein hydrolase activator EnvC family protein, whose protein sequence is MKKQLTLLMVILYIFSCVIIPAGATTLDKAKEQQKNVKGELNQIASEKKALSNQIEQGKEDKENLDSQAQKAQNSLNKKAEEISDVKADIERITKEIEQIEKDYKAKTELFKTRMRIMYQNMNQSPFEVFVESKSLSEFFSRLEIISLVKENDTKLIQEIVTGRESTELQKQDKLRELEEKNQQLKTLTNKVADIKNTSKKVQSEIEASKSKLKDLEKKEDEMIALSKQLAKTITQLSSTTAKYAGGVLSWPTPGYTRISSPYGYRIHPIYKVRKLHTGIDIDAPSGATIVAANSGKVIMAGWNGGYGNCVIIDHGGGLATLYAHQSKILVQVGDTLKKGDTVGKVGSTGLSTGPHLHFEVRKGGETTDPLTYYK, encoded by the coding sequence ATGAAAAAACAGTTAACTTTGCTAATGGTTATATTGTACATATTTTCATGTGTAATTATACCTGCCGGCGCAACCACTTTGGATAAAGCAAAAGAACAGCAGAAAAATGTTAAAGGTGAGCTTAATCAGATTGCTAGTGAAAAGAAAGCATTATCAAATCAGATTGAGCAGGGTAAAGAGGACAAGGAAAATCTGGATTCCCAAGCACAGAAGGCTCAAAACAGTTTGAACAAAAAGGCAGAGGAGATTTCTGATGTAAAGGCGGATATTGAACGTATTACAAAAGAGATTGAGCAGATTGAGAAGGATTATAAGGCTAAAACAGAGCTTTTTAAGACTAGAATGAGAATTATGTATCAGAATATGAATCAATCTCCCTTTGAAGTTTTTGTAGAATCAAAGAGCCTTAGTGAGTTTTTTTCCAGATTGGAGATAATTTCTCTGGTAAAGGAAAATGACACCAAGCTTATACAGGAAATAGTTACAGGACGAGAGAGTACTGAACTTCAAAAACAGGATAAGCTTAGAGAACTTGAGGAAAAAAATCAACAGTTAAAAACTTTGACAAATAAAGTTGCTGATATAAAAAACACAAGTAAAAAGGTTCAATCTGAAATAGAGGCTTCAAAATCAAAACTGAAAGACCTTGAAAAAAAAGAAGATGAAATGATAGCCTTATCAAAGCAACTGGCAAAAACTATAACTCAGCTCAGTAGTACCACAGCAAAGTATGCGGGAGGAGTCTTGTCTTGGCCAACCCCAGGGTATACTAGAATTTCATCTCCATATGGATATAGAATACATCCTATATATAAAGTCAGAAAGCTTCATACAGGTATAGATATAGATGCTCCATCGGGTGCAACAATTGTTGCCGCAAATAGCGGAAAAGTAATTATGGCAGGTTGGAACGGCGGTTATGGTAATTGTGTCATAATTGACCATGGTGGAGGACTTGCAACACTTTATGCTCACCAGAGCAAGATATTGGTGCAAGTGGGAGATACATTGAAAAAAGGTGATACCGTAGGAAAGGTTGGAAGTACAGGCTTGTCTACCGGGCCTCATTTACACTTTGAAGTCAGAAAAGGCGGAGAAACAACAGACCCCCTTACTTACTATAAATAA
- the ftsE gene encoding cell division ATP-binding protein FtsE, with translation MVEFIDVYKKYPNGTVALKGINLKINKGDFAFIIGSSGSGKSTLLKLLMKEESVTQGEVIVNGYQLSKLHTRQVPYLRRGIGMVFQDFRLLPNKTVYENIAFAMEITECLPREIRRQVPMSLALVGLSRKANAYPHQLSGGEQQRVAIARSLVNNPALLIADEPTGNLDPENSWEIVKLLTEVNQRGTTVVVATHERSIVDAMKKRVIAIEKGKIIRDQQKGLYVDEDTEFQIYS, from the coding sequence GTGGTAGAATTTATTGACGTGTATAAAAAATACCCGAACGGTACTGTAGCGTTAAAAGGAATTAACCTTAAAATAAATAAGGGAGATTTTGCTTTTATCATCGGCTCCAGTGGTTCAGGTAAATCTACTTTACTTAAACTTTTAATGAAGGAAGAATCCGTAACTCAGGGCGAGGTTATTGTAAATGGGTACCAGCTCTCAAAATTGCATACAAGACAGGTGCCATATTTGCGCCGAGGTATAGGTATGGTGTTTCAGGATTTCAGACTTCTGCCAAATAAAACTGTATATGAAAATATTGCATTTGCAATGGAAATAACAGAGTGCCTTCCTCGTGAAATACGTAGACAGGTACCGATGTCCCTTGCACTTGTTGGTTTGAGCCGGAAGGCTAATGCGTATCCTCACCAGTTATCGGGAGGAGAACAGCAGCGTGTAGCTATTGCAAGGTCTTTAGTAAATAATCCTGCACTGCTTATTGCGGACGAACCTACAGGGAATCTTGACCCTGAAAATTCATGGGAGATTGTAAAGCTTTTGACTGAGGTAAATCAGAGAGGGACTACTGTTGTAGTGGCTACTCACGAAAGAAGCATAGTCGATGCCATGAAGAAAAGAGTAATAGCCATTGAGAAAGGCAAGATAATAAGGGATCAGCAGAAAGGGCTTTACGTGGATGAAGATACGGAGTTTCAAATATATTCTTAA
- the ftsX gene encoding permease-like cell division protein FtsX, translating into MKIRSFKYILKESFKNAYRNKLMSLASISIISAALILFGGFYLILVNLNHNLDILYDQPQMQAYCLPTLTDQQIAGIETEIKNNKYIESYSIVTKKEAFEQFKKFLANDKLNEGGANILEGYDESSMNVSFIIKVKDPQNSKLVASQLRALAGMENVKYSQQTIDLIDTVSRWVRIVSLVLIGVLLIISLFIISNTIKLTVFARRKEINIMKYIGATDWFIRWPFIFEGILIGLTGALFAFIIISYLYGFTQPRVTNNLAALGDGFEIMDYKYIWSTLVFFYVGVSALIGASGSIMSIRKHLHV; encoded by the coding sequence ATGAAGATACGGAGTTTCAAATATATTCTTAAAGAGAGTTTCAAAAATGCATATAGAAACAAACTTATGTCATTAGCTTCAATCAGTATAATAAGTGCGGCTCTGATTCTTTTTGGCGGGTTTTATCTGATACTTGTCAATCTGAATCACAATCTTGATATATTGTATGACCAACCTCAGATGCAGGCATATTGTTTACCTACATTGACAGACCAGCAGATTGCTGGAATCGAGACTGAGATAAAGAATAACAAATATATTGAAAGCTATTCCATAGTAACTAAAAAAGAAGCTTTTGAGCAATTTAAAAAATTTCTTGCAAATGATAAGTTAAACGAGGGTGGAGCTAATATACTTGAAGGATACGATGAAAGTTCCATGAACGTATCATTTATAATAAAGGTGAAAGACCCTCAGAACAGTAAACTTGTAGCAAGCCAGCTTCGTGCTTTGGCGGGTATGGAGAATGTAAAATATTCCCAGCAAACTATAGATTTGATTGATACTGTTTCAAGATGGGTGAGAATTGTAAGTCTTGTTTTGATTGGAGTATTATTAATTATTTCGCTGTTTATAATTTCAAACACAATTAAGCTTACAGTATTTGCTAGGCGCAAGGAAATAAATATTATGAAATATATAGGTGCTACCGATTGGTTTATTAGATGGCCGTTTATATTTGAGGGAATACTCATAGGGTTAACGGGGGCATTATTTGCGTTTATAATTATTTCGTATCTTTATGGATTTACTCAGCCAAGAGTAACAAACAACCTTGCTGCATTGGGTGATGGATTTGAAATAATGGATTACAAGTATATATGGAGTACACTTGTTTTCTTCTATGTGGGGGTTAGTGCGTTGATAGGTGCATCCGGAAGTATAATGTCAATCCGCAAACACCTTCATGTTTAG